A single Limanda limanda chromosome 19, fLimLim1.1, whole genome shotgun sequence DNA region contains:
- the edn1 gene encoding endothelin-1 — protein sequence MDSYVLISVLSVMCSWSLCTVVSSPVGQKPGDSRSVSRGRHVRTKRCSCDTFLDKECVYFCHLDIIWVNTPERVVSYGLGNAPRTRRALPDSKAGGSAPRCRCVRENDSTCSSFCRQDNQHLRSQTSQDTLIPKEHKLVADRSRIKRWNKSNEKQVSAGALRVALRTRLLLEEWRVRRRHRARARAWEGESTAP from the exons atgGATTCTTACGTTTTGATTTCCGTGTTATCAGTGATGTGCTCGTGGAGTCTTTGCACAG TTGTCTCGTCTCCTGTGGGACAGAAGCCCGGGGACTCCCGCAGCGTGTCCCGGGGGAGACATGTCCGCACCAAGCGCTGCTCCTGCGACACCTTCCTGGACAAGGAATGCGTGTACTTCTGCCACCTGGACATCATCTGGGTCAACACACCTGA GCGTGTGGTCTCTTACGGACTGGGCAACGCTCCCAGGACCAGACGCGCGCTCCCGGACTCCAAGGCAGGCGGGAGCGCGCCTCGCTGCCGGTGCGTGCGTGAGAACGACAGCACTTGCAGCAGCTTCTGTCGCCAGGACAACCAGCATCTCAG GTCTCAGACGTCGCAGGACACGTTGATCCCAAAGGAGCACAAGCTGGTAGCTGACAGGAGCAGAATAAAGag GTGGAACAAGAGCAACGAGAAACAGGTGTCGGCCGGCGCGCTCAGGGTCGCCTTGAGGACACGCCTCCtgctggaggagtggagggtGAGGCGGCGCCACAGGGCGAGGGCGAGGGCGTGGGAGGGCGAGAGCACGGCCCCCTAA